The following DNA comes from Rhodanobacter sp. AS-Z3.
AGTAATGCTATGCCTGTTCGACCTCGACGGCACGCTGATTGATTCCGAGCTTGGCATCACGGCGTGCGTGAAGCATGCGCTGGCACGGCTTGACGTGCCCGAGCCGGCGCACGATGCACTGCGCCGCTGGATCGGGCCGCCGCTGCGACACAGTTTCGCGCCGCTGCTGGGGCACGACCCGGCAAGGATCGAGGACGCTGTCGCGTACTACCACGAGCGCTTCAACACGCTGGGCTGGCGCGAACACGAAATCTATCCGGGCATCGAACTGCTGATCGAGCGTCTGCTCGGTGCAGGTCACCGACTCGCCGTGGTAACCAGCAAGCCGCACCGTCATGCCGCTCCGATCATCGCCCACTTGCCATTCGGCAACGCGTTTGAGCGCCTGTACGGCCCGCATCCCGACAGCTCACACAGCGAGAAAGCCTCGATGATCGCCGAGGCGCTGGCGGACTTCGATTGCTCGCCCGCTGACGCCGTCATGATTGGCGATCGCCACTTCGACATCGACGGCGCCGTGGCCAACCGGGTGCGTGGCTTCGGCGTGTTGTGGGGCTTCGGTGGACGCGACGAACTGGAACAGGCCGGCGCCCATGCCATCGCAGCAACGCCGGACGAACTGACCACCTTGCTGCTCGGCGACTGAGCTGATCAGCCCCGTAGGGCGGGCACTGCCCGCCACTTTCCGTTTCACCAAGCAAGAGCCGGCGGGTAATGGCCGCCCTACCCCGCCGGGTAGAAACGCACCCTGTGCGCGAGAACGCTTCGTCACGTGAGCGAAGGGTATCGCGCGCAGGGTGCGCTTCTGCAGATGGCGTCCGCTTTACTTGATGACGCGCTTCACCGCATCGATGACATGTGCCACGGTGATCCCGAAGTGCTCGAACAACTGCGGCGCCGGTGCCGAGGCACCGAACGTGGTCATGCCGATCACTTCGCCATCCAGCCCGACGTATTTGCACCAGAAGTCGGCCGTGCCCGCTTCCACCGCCACCCGCGCACGGCACCAGCCGGGTAGTACGCCTTCGCGGTATTCCACGGGCTGCGCGTCAAACACTTCAGTGCTTGGCATCGACACCACGCGCACCGCCACGCCCTGCTGGGCCAGCGCACGCGAAGCTTCCATCGCCAATTCCACTTCCGAACCGGTGGCGATCAGGATCGCCTTGAACTTGGTGTCCAGCGGGTCAGACAGTACGTAACCGCCGCGCATGATGTCGGCGACCTGCTGCTCGGTGCGCTGCTGATGCTTGAGGTTCTGGCGCGAGAAAATCAGGCAGGACGGCGCGCCCTTGCGTTCGATCGCCGCCTTCCACGACGCGGCCGATTCCACCGCATCGCAGGGACGCCACAGCTGGTTGTTCGGGATATAACGCAAGCTGGCCATGTGCTCGACCGGCTGATGGGTCGGGCCATCCTCGCCCAGACCGATCGAGTCGTGCGTGTAGACGTGGATCGCGTGTGCCGGGATCAGCGCGCTCATGCGTACCGCGTTGCGCGCGTAGTCGGAGAACACCAGGAAGGTGGCGTCATACGGAATGAAACCGCCGTGCAGCGCCACGCCGTTGGCGATCGCGGTCATGCCGAATTCGCGCACACCGTAATAGACGTAGTTGCCGTTGCCGTCAGCGCTGTTGCCATTGGCGGCGTCGAGGCTGCCGCTCCACTTGGTAAGGTTGGAACCGGCCAGATCGGCCGAGCCGCCGAGCAGCTCCGGCAGCAATGGACCAAACGCATTCAGCGTCATCTGCGAGGCTTTGCGCGAAGCTACCTCGGGCCCTTCTGCCTGCAGCTTGGCGATATACGCCTGCGACTTCGCCGACCAATCTGCCGGCAGTTCGCCAGCGATGCGGCGCTTGAATTCGGCAGCCAGTTCCGGATGCGCCGCGGCGTACTTCGCGAACGCCTCGTTCCACGCCTGCTCGGCGGAGTTGCCGGTCTGCTTGTGGTCCCAGCCGGCGTAGATGTCGGCAGGGATTTCGAACGGGGCGTAGTTCCAGCCCAGCTGTTCGCGGGCCGCCGCGATCTCGTCCTTGCCCAGCGGGGCGCCGTGACTTTCTTCCTTGCCTTGCTTGTGTGGCGCGCCAAAACCGATGATCGTCTTGGCGCAGATCAGGGTCGGCTTGTCGCTCTGCGCGGTGGCACTGGCGATAGCTTTCTTGATCGCCTCGGCGTCATGGCCGTCCACGCCACGAACCACATTCCAGCCGTAGGCTTCGAAGCGCGCCGGCGTGTTGTCAGTGAACCAGCCGTGCACTTCGCCGTCGATCGAGATGCCGTTGTCGTCATAGATCGCCACCAGCTTGCCCAGCTGCCAGGTGCCGGCCAGCGAGGCCACTTCGTGCGAAATGCCTTCCATCAGGCAGCCGTCGCCCAGGAATACATAGGTGTGATGGTCGACCACGTCGTGGCCGGGACGATTGAAGTGCGCCGCGAGAATCTTTTCCGCCAACGCAAAACCGACCGCATTGGCCAGGCCCTGGCCGAGTGGACCGGTGGTGGTTTCCACTCCCGGCGTTTCGCTGGCTTCGGGGTGACCGGCCGTTTTCGAATGCAGCTGGCGGAAGCGCTTCAGCTGCTCCATCGGCAGATCGAAGCCGGTCAGGTGCAGCAGCGCGTACTGCAGCATCGAGCCGTGGCCGTTGGACAGCACGAAGCGGTCGCGATTGAACCACTTCGGGTTGCCCGGGTTGAACTGCAGGAAGTCATTCCACAGCACCTCGGCAAGATCGGCCATGCCCATCGGCATGCCCGGATGACCAGACTTGGCTGCCTCGACGGCGTCCATGGCAAGGGCTCGCACGGCATTGGCGAGTTCGCGGCGGGTGGTCATCGGGCAGTCTCCGGAGGGGGCAAAACGCCTATTGTCGCCGATCACCCGCGTGCTGTCGCCCGCAAAGCAGGGATTAATCAGCGCTTAATCGGCTGGGCGTCCGGTTCGGCGAGCTTCAGCCTCGCCCGGTTATCACTGTGCCCCGCAGAGCCATCCCCAGGCGCTGCCCGGTCGTGCCCATCCCCACGGTGCGACACGGCTCCACAAAACGAGGATTTCCCCATGAAACAGACGTTGCTTGCTCTCGCCATCGCATCCGCCGCCGTGGTCACCCTGCCTGCAGTTGCGCAGGAAACCCAGACTGCGCCAACAACGGTTGGCAACTTTCAACCAGGCCAAGCCATCGGTAGTGGCAACTGGTTCGTTGATGGCCGCGTGGGCCAGGCTCACGTGAGCCAGGGTCCGTACAACGATCACCCGACCACCTACGCGATCAACGGCGGCTACCGCTGGAAGGTCGGCCCGGATCTCGGGCTCGGTGTGGACATCGGCTACAACGATTTGGGCAACTTCAAAGCGAAGAATGCCTTCAACAGCGACCCGGTCAACCTGAAAGATCAGCGCAACGCATTACGCGGATGGACGGCCGGCGTGAACGGCAAAATCAATGTGTGGCAGGGTCTGTACGTCAGCGGACGCGCCGGTGTTTACGGCTGGAAGGGGCACGGTTATTCCAATCAGGACATCAACCGCCACGATCTGGACAAAGTCGATTACTACGCCGGCGCGGGCGTCGGCTACGACTTCAACAATCACTTCGGCCTGGGCTTGGCGTACGACTACTACCACGCCAAGAAGAACGGCATCGGGCTTTCCACCGATACCGCATCAGTGACGGCCGAATATCGCTTCTGAGCAGCGGGAAGGATGCTGCGACGTCCTTCCGATTAACGTCAGCTTAATACTGAACTGCTGAGTATTGAATCTTCAAGCTCCCGCACCATCTATGTGTTCGAGTGTTGCCACCCGGCTTGGGTGGCACACCTGCAGCAGCGACCGCTCCCCCATGGGTCGACTGCCATGACAACAACTGGAGAAGCTCCATGAAAATCAAGAAGACCGTGTTTGCCCTCGCCCTCGCCACCGCCGGTATGTTCGCGGTTCCCGCCGTGTTCGCGCAGAGCGCGCCCACGCACAACGACGGCTGGTTCATCAACGGCAATGTCGGCCGTACCTCGATCGACCACGGTGCGTACAACGACAGCGACACCGGTTACGGCATCAACGGTGGTTATCGCTGGGCGATCAATCCGTCCGTCGCGCTCGGTGTCGAGGCCGGTTATAACGACCTGGGCAACATCCACGCCAAGAATATTTTCAACAGCCAGCCAGTCGTCGAAGATGGCAAGTCACAGCTGCACGGCTGGACTACCGGCGTGAATGGCCACTTCAACGTCAGCCCGAACTGGTACGTCAGCGCACGCACTGGCATTTATGGCTGGCAGGGCCATGGCCTCAGCAACGACGCCAACCCGGTACGCAAGGGCCTGAATGACACCAGCTGGTACGCCGGTGCCGGCGTGGGCTACGACTTCAGCAACAATGCCAGTGTCGGCATCAACTACGACTACTACGATGCCAAGAAGAGCGGCGTCGACCTGAGCACCGACATGGTCTCGGTCAGCGCGGAATATCGCTTCTAAGAAGTCATCGCAACATGCATCAATGAAAAGGGCGCCGTGAGGCGCCCTTTTCATTTCGCGTGATCGCCGCGTTACCGGCCGATCAGCCCTTCCACTGCCCCAGTGCCGCGAGGCCGTTGTCGCGGGCACGCGCATGCACGGTCTTCTGGGCCTCGGCGTAGTTCGCCTTCATGTCCTTGGACCACAGCTTCAACGCAGCCTGCTGCATGGCGCGACCGTAGGAGAACGACAGCGGCCACGGGTGCGGGCCGATCTGGTTCATCGCGTTCAAGTGAGCGGTGGACTGCTCGTCGGTCTGACCGCCGGAAAGGAACACGATGCCCGGCAGCGACGCTGGTACGGTGGACTTCAGCACGCGCACCGTGGCCTCGGCCACTTCCTCGGCATCCACCTGCTCATCGGAATCCTTGCCCGGGATGACCATGCTGATCTTCAGGATGGTGCCTTCCAGCATCACGTTCTGCTCGTACAGCGCGTTGAACAAGCTGCGCAGCACGGCTTCGTGCACTTCGTAGCTGACTTCGATGCTGTGGTCGCCGTCCATGATCACTTCGGGCTCGACCATCGGCACCAGACCCGCTTCCTGGCACAGCGCCGCGTAACGCGCCAGCACGTGGCAATTCGCCTCGATCGCGCTGGAGCTGGGGTTCTCTTCGGTAATGTTGATCACCGCGCGCCACTTGGCAAACTGCGCGCCGAGTTTGGCGTATTCCTGCAGACGCTCACGCAAGCCGTCCAGGCCTTCGGTGACCACATCACCGGGGAAACCGGCCAGCGGCTGCGGGCCCTTGTCGACCTTGATGCCGGGAATGATGCCGAGCTTCTTCATCAACTGGGTGAACGGCACGCCTTCCTTGGTCGACTGGCGGATCGTCTCGTCGTACAGGATCGCGCCAGAGATATGCTCATTCAGGCCCGGCGTGGTCAGCAGCAACTCACGGTAGGCGCGACGGTTTTCCTCAGTGCTCTCGATACCGACCGCGGCAAAACGCTTGCCGATGGTGTTGGTCGACTCGTCGATGGCAATGATGCCCTTGCCCGGTGCGACCATCGCCAGGGCGATGCTTTCGAGATCTTCAATACTCATGACGACTCCGTGGTGCGGCCGAATTCACGCCCGCGCAAAGGTTGAAGCCGCCTCGAAACCGAAGCGGCATGGTTCAAAACGACGATTATAGGCCAGATTGACCGACCGGCGGGCCGGACCGCCGCGAGGCGGCCGGCGCTGGCTCAGGGCGCGTAGCCGGGGAGCTTGCAGGCATCGATCAGCTGCTGCCGCTGGGCCGGGTCCTTGGGCGCGTTGAACGGTACGATGTAATACGTGGCCATCGGCTCACCGATGCGATTGGTCAGCGACGGACCATAGCGAAAATTGGCGACGGCACTGCGCGCCGCCGGGCCCAGGTCACTCTTCGGCACCACCTTGGCCACCTGCACGTTCATCGGCACGCCATCAGAACCGACCGTATACGTCACCGCCGCACAGGTGGGCTTGTCGAGATTCAGGCCGGTATTGGGCAAATCCATCTGCACCTTGGTGCTGATCAGTATCCAGTAGCGATAAAGATCCTGCGGATCGATCTTGTGGACCTGCGCCTGCGCCAAAGCCGGGGCGACCAAACCCAAGATCATCGGCAGCAGCAGCGCACGACGAAGAAGACGAAGGGTAGTTTTCATGGCGAACTCCTGGGGAGGGGGTGAAGTCCTTGCACAGGTAGTTTAGCCATCCTGCGCGAAATCGTTGTTATTGGCGGCCACCGCCGTTTTGGCGTGCGGATAACCCCGCATGCTTTGCAGCAACCCCGCCAGTCCGCGCGCACCGAAAGCCAGCGCCGCACCAGCCAGCAGCATCGTTCCGTAGTACACCATCGCACGCCATTCAGCGGCAGGCACAAAAGCGGAGCTGTCGCCCACGCTTGCCTGATGTTTGATGAGCACAATCACCGCACCGTGCCCCACCACGCCGCTAAGGCCACCGATAAATGCCCATACCCCGGCAACCGATAGGGCTACGTACTGCAACTGAGCCGGACTGATAGCCAGCTCCAGTACTTCACCCTGACTGCGGCTGACTGCCCACCAAGCCAGCAGGTTTGGCCAGAACCACAGTGCGAATGCCAGCAGCAAGCCTGCGCCATGCAACGACAACGCGGCCCAAACCAGGTGGCCTTCTTCGCTGGAATAGAAAACGAGGCCTGGTATCTGCTCAAGATTACCCACGACCATAAGTACGGCGCCAAGCCGAATGGCCACGCAAAGCACGCTGTGCAACGTCGTTTTCATCACTCGATCCTTGGGGAAACCGGTTGCGGGAACGCGTTGCGCCATCCAGTCGGCTAGAGGTCGCGCAGCGACTCCACCATGCCGTCGACGCCGACCGCCAGCAGCTTCAAGGTGTTGGTGCCGCCTCCCTGGCCGACATGATCGCCCTGGGTCAGCACCACGCGATCACCGTCCTGCAGGAAGCCCTGGGCAAACAGTTGCTGTACGGCGGAACGCGCCGTGGCTACCGAGGTGAGGCCTTCGTGCGAGAACGCCACCGGCTGCACGTCGCGCAATAGCAGCATGCGCCGGCGCGCCGAGGCCATCGGCGACAAGGCGAAGATCGGCACCGCGCTGCCATAGCGCGATAGCCACTGTGCGGTGGCGCCGGATTCGGTCAAGGCCACGATGGCACGCACCTCGAGTCGACCCGCCAGCATCATGGCCGCCAGCGCAATCGCCTGGTCGGTACGGTCGAGCATGTGGCCACCGGCGGTCAGGTCTTCTTTCGGCTCGAACTGGCGCTCCGCACCCAGACAGATCCGGCACATCGCTGCCACGGCCTTGTCCGGATGCGCACCGGCGGCCGTTTCTTCCGACAGCATCACCGCATCGGTGCCATCGATCACCGCGTTGGCCACGTCGAGCACTTCGGCGCGGGTCGGGATCGGCGAGCGCACCATCGACTGCAGCATCTGCGTGGCGGTGATCACCGCGCGATTGCGCTGCACCGATTCGCGAATGATCTTCTTCTGCAAGCCCGGCAACTCGGCATCGCCGATCTCCACGCCGAGGTCACCGCGCGCCACCATCACCACGTCGGAGGCGTCGATGATTTCGCCCAGCACGGGAATCGCGTCAGCGCGCTCGATTTTTGCCACCAGCGCGGCATGACCACCGGCCTCCTGCAACAACCGTCGCGCCTGGTGCATGTCGTCGGCCGAGCGCACGAACGAGATCGCCAGAAAATCCGCACCAATCTCCGCGGCCAGCTTGATGTCCGCCTTGTCCTTGTCCGACAGTGCCGTCACTGACAGTCCGCCACCTTGACGATTGAGTCCCTTGCGGTTGGACAACTTGCCGCCGATCAACACCTGGCAGCGCACCTCGGCGCCCACGACTTCCTGCACCGTCAGCGCGACCAACCCGTCGTCCAGCAACAGCACGTCGCCGGCGTGCACATCGCCAGGCAGTCCGTAATAGCTCACTCCGACCCGAGTGACGTCGCCAGGCGGAACATCGGGTTGGCAATCCAGCACGAATGACGCACCGTCGACCAGTTCGACCGGTCCGTTGGCGAAGGTCTCGATGCGGATCTTCGGGCCTTGCAGATCAGCCAGAATGCCGACCTCGCAGCCAGCATCGATCGCCGCCGCGCGCACGGCATTGGCGCGTGCACGATGGTCGTCCGGCTCGCCGTGCGAAAGATTCAGACGAACCACGTTGACGCCTTCGGCGATGATCCGGGCCAGCATGCCCGGTGCATCGGTGGCGGGGCCCAGGGTGGCAACGATCTTGGTGCGACGCAGAGGAGTTTCGTTCATGGTTTGAGGCTAACAGATGAATGACGACGCGCCATCACCCTGCATTCGTATGCATAGGGGTGATGACACGAATGAGGGGAGTCACTGCCCGAGCGTGAGGTTCAGCACCGCCGCCAGTCGTCGACCTGCCTGACGCAGACGCAATTCGGCTTCGGGCAACTCCGCTTTGACGTAGGCCTTGTCGATCTGGTGCGTGGCCGGATAGAAACCCGACTCGGCGGTGATCCGGCAGGACTCTTCGGCCCATTGTGCGTAGGGGTTGTCCAGCGGTGCGATCGGCGCCGGCAACGCCACCGGCACGGCGGAGTCCAGCATCTGCGCATAGCTCTGCGCATCCATCCCGCGGCTGTAGAGCATGCCGGAGTCCCACACTTTGTGCAGATTGCTGCCCTTGCCGTCGAACTGCACCTGGAAGGTGTTGCCGCCCTTGTCGTCGCGATAGCCGGCGTGCAGCGGCTGATGGATGTCGCCGACAAAATGCACCACGAACTTCAGCGCATTGCGCCGAACCGCATCGCTCTGACTGCGATCGCCTAGCACGCCGACGTAGTACTGCAGTGCCGACACCACGCAGCGCCCGTCACGGCAGTCGCGCGGCGGCACGTAATCACAAGCACTGCCGCCAAGGAAATTGATGTAGTGCTGGCCGCGGGTCTGCTTCCACAGTGCGGTCATCGCCGGGTCGTCCTGCATCTGGTCCGCCCAGCTGGCGATATCGGCCAGCGAGGTGGTGTGCTCGGGCGCCAGCAGGCGTTCCACCTCGGCCTCGGCTGTCGGGCTCAGGTGGCGCTGTGCCAGTTCGGCCACCACGCTGTGACCGAGCGGCCCCCACGCCTGTGCGGGGACAATCACCAGGCAGGCAAGCAACACGACGGCGCGACGGGCAAAACGCATGGCAGGTGATTCCATTGAACGGCTGTCCGCAGTCTGCCACAGACCGCCGCGGCTTTTTGCCGCGGCGGCGGTCCCTCGCGGTCGTGCCGGGACGTGCCCCCCTTCCGTACAGCGGCAGCGGCCAGGCAACCCGAGCGGAATGGCTGTAAAATGGCCGCTTTCCGGTCGCCTCAGCGGCCTTGCCTGCCACCCCCTAAGGAGGACGTTCACTCATGACCATCAAGGTCGGCATCAACGGCTTCGGCCGCATCGGTCGCAACGTGCTGCGCTCTGCCGTGCAGAACTTCGGCAACGATATCGAGATCGTGGCGATCAACGACCTGCTGGAGCCGGACTACCTCGCGTACATGCTGAGCTATGACTCGGTGCATGGCCGCTTCGAGGGTGACGTGAAAGTGGTGGACGGCCATCTGGTGATCAACGGCAAGACCATCCGGCTGACCCAGGAACGCGACCCGGCGAACCTGAAGTGGAATGAAGTGAACGCCGACGTGGTGATCGAATCCACCGGCCTGTTCCTGACCAAGGAAACCGCGCAGAAGCACATCGATGCCGGCGCCAAGAAAGTGATCCTGTCGGCACCGTCGAAAGACGACACGCCGATGTTCGTCTACGGCGTCAACGAGAAGACCTACAAGGGCGAGGCGATCATCTCCAACGCCAGCTGCACCACCAACTGCCTGGCACCGATCGCCAAGGTGCTCAACGACAAGTGGGGCATCAAGCGCGGCCTGATGACCACTGTGCATGCCGCCACCGCCACGCAGAAGACCGTCGACGGCCCGAGCAACAAGGACTGGCGCGGCGGCCGCGCCATTCTGGAAAACATCATTCCGTCGTCCACTGGCGCGGCCAAAGCGGTTGGCGTGGTGATCCCCGAGCTCAACAAGAAGCTCACCGGCATGAGCTTCCGCGTGCCGACCTCGGACGTGTCCGTGGTCGACCTCACCGTCGAGCTCGAAAAGCCGGCTACCTACGCGGAAATTTGTGCCGAGATGAAGGCACAGAGCGAAGGCCCGCTGAAGGGCATTCTCGGCTACACCACCGACAAGGTCGTCGCCACCGACTTCCGCGGTGATGCGCGTACCTCGATCTTCGACGCCGACGCCGGCATTGCGCTGGACGACACCTTCGTCAAGTTGGTCAGCTGGTACGACAACGAGTGGGGCTACTCGAACAAGTGCCTGGAAATGGTGCGCGTCATCGCCAAATAGGCGCGTGGGAGCCCGCTGGAGGGCGATGCCCATGCTCTGGATGCACACAAAATGAAGCCCGCGTCGACCTCCGTCGACGCGGGCTTTTTCATGGGCAATCGCTACTCAGCGACGTTCGGCCGCCGCGTCCGCACGCACGCCAAGCCAGCTCTTGAAGGTAGCGATCACCAGCGGAGCGGCACCGAAGATGATGAACACCAGGTCGCCCGGCAGGCGCAGCCACTCGATGACATGCGAGCGCGGCAGGCCCATGTAGTCGATGCTGCGCGCGTGCCAGTAACCGTTCTGCAGCACGTCCCATAGTTGCAGCAGGCCACTCGGGAACAGGCTCATCACCAGCATCATCGCCAGGCCCGCATTGGTACCCCAGAACGCGACCTTGACGTATTTCTCGATGCCGGGCCAACGCTCCT
Coding sequences within:
- a CDS encoding HAD hydrolase-like protein, which translates into the protein MLCLFDLDGTLIDSELGITACVKHALARLDVPEPAHDALRRWIGPPLRHSFAPLLGHDPARIEDAVAYYHERFNTLGWREHEIYPGIELLIERLLGAGHRLAVVTSKPHRHAAPIIAHLPFGNAFERLYGPHPDSSHSEKASMIAEALADFDCSPADAVMIGDRHFDIDGAVANRVRGFGVLWGFGGRDELEQAGAHAIAATPDELTTLLLGD
- the tkt gene encoding transketolase; amino-acid sequence: MTTRRELANAVRALAMDAVEAAKSGHPGMPMGMADLAEVLWNDFLQFNPGNPKWFNRDRFVLSNGHGSMLQYALLHLTGFDLPMEQLKRFRQLHSKTAGHPEASETPGVETTTGPLGQGLANAVGFALAEKILAAHFNRPGHDVVDHHTYVFLGDGCLMEGISHEVASLAGTWQLGKLVAIYDDNGISIDGEVHGWFTDNTPARFEAYGWNVVRGVDGHDAEAIKKAIASATAQSDKPTLICAKTIIGFGAPHKQGKEESHGAPLGKDEIAAAREQLGWNYAPFEIPADIYAGWDHKQTGNSAEQAWNEAFAKYAAAHPELAAEFKRRIAGELPADWSAKSQAYIAKLQAEGPEVASRKASQMTLNAFGPLLPELLGGSADLAGSNLTKWSGSLDAANGNSADGNGNYVYYGVREFGMTAIANGVALHGGFIPYDATFLVFSDYARNAVRMSALIPAHAIHVYTHDSIGLGEDGPTHQPVEHMASLRYIPNNQLWRPCDAVESAASWKAAIERKGAPSCLIFSRQNLKHQQRTEQQVADIMRGGYVLSDPLDTKFKAILIATGSEVELAMEASRALAQQGVAVRVVSMPSTEVFDAQPVEYREGVLPGWCRARVAVEAGTADFWCKYVGLDGEVIGMTTFGASAPAPQLFEHFGITVAHVIDAVKRVIK
- a CDS encoding outer membrane beta-barrel protein, whose translation is MKQTLLALAIASAAVVTLPAVAQETQTAPTTVGNFQPGQAIGSGNWFVDGRVGQAHVSQGPYNDHPTTYAINGGYRWKVGPDLGLGVDIGYNDLGNFKAKNAFNSDPVNLKDQRNALRGWTAGVNGKINVWQGLYVSGRAGVYGWKGHGYSNQDINRHDLDKVDYYAGAGVGYDFNNHFGLGLAYDYYHAKKNGIGLSTDTASVTAEYRF
- a CDS encoding porin family protein, yielding MKIKKTVFALALATAGMFAVPAVFAQSAPTHNDGWFINGNVGRTSIDHGAYNDSDTGYGINGGYRWAINPSVALGVEAGYNDLGNIHAKNIFNSQPVVEDGKSQLHGWTTGVNGHFNVSPNWYVSARTGIYGWQGHGLSNDANPVRKGLNDTSWYAGAGVGYDFSNNASVGINYDYYDAKKSGVDLSTDMVSVSAEYRF
- a CDS encoding class I fructose-bisphosphate aldolase codes for the protein MSIEDLESIALAMVAPGKGIIAIDESTNTIGKRFAAVGIESTEENRRAYRELLLTTPGLNEHISGAILYDETIRQSTKEGVPFTQLMKKLGIIPGIKVDKGPQPLAGFPGDVVTEGLDGLRERLQEYAKLGAQFAKWRAVINITEENPSSSAIEANCHVLARYAALCQEAGLVPMVEPEVIMDGDHSIEVSYEVHEAVLRSLFNALYEQNVMLEGTILKISMVIPGKDSDEQVDAEEVAEATVRVLKSTVPASLPGIVFLSGGQTDEQSTAHLNAMNQIGPHPWPLSFSYGRAMQQAALKLWSKDMKANYAEAQKTVHARARDNGLAALGQWKG
- a CDS encoding energy transducer TonB, producing MKTTLRLLRRALLLPMILGLVAPALAQAQVHKIDPQDLYRYWILISTKVQMDLPNTGLNLDKPTCAAVTYTVGSDGVPMNVQVAKVVPKSDLGPAARSAVANFRYGPSLTNRIGEPMATYYIVPFNAPKDPAQRQQLIDACKLPGYAP
- the pyk gene encoding pyruvate kinase, coding for MNETPLRRTKIVATLGPATDAPGMLARIIAEGVNVVRLNLSHGEPDDHRARANAVRAAAIDAGCEVGILADLQGPKIRIETFANGPVELVDGASFVLDCQPDVPPGDVTRVGVSYYGLPGDVHAGDVLLLDDGLVALTVQEVVGAEVRCQVLIGGKLSNRKGLNRQGGGLSVTALSDKDKADIKLAAEIGADFLAISFVRSADDMHQARRLLQEAGGHAALVAKIERADAIPVLGEIIDASDVVMVARGDLGVEIGDAELPGLQKKIIRESVQRNRAVITATQMLQSMVRSPIPTRAEVLDVANAVIDGTDAVMLSEETAAGAHPDKAVAAMCRICLGAERQFEPKEDLTAGGHMLDRTDQAIALAAMMLAGRLEVRAIVALTESGATAQWLSRYGSAVPIFALSPMASARRRMLLLRDVQPVAFSHEGLTSVATARSAVQQLFAQGFLQDGDRVVLTQGDHVGQGGGTNTLKLLAVGVDGMVESLRDL
- a CDS encoding S1/P1 nuclease, which translates into the protein MRFARRAVVLLACLVIVPAQAWGPLGHSVVAELAQRHLSPTAEAEVERLLAPEHTTSLADIASWADQMQDDPAMTALWKQTRGQHYINFLGGSACDYVPPRDCRDGRCVVSALQYYVGVLGDRSQSDAVRRNALKFVVHFVGDIHQPLHAGYRDDKGGNTFQVQFDGKGSNLHKVWDSGMLYSRGMDAQSYAQMLDSAVPVALPAPIAPLDNPYAQWAEESCRITAESGFYPATHQIDKAYVKAELPEAELRLRQAGRRLAAVLNLTLGQ
- the gap gene encoding type I glyceraldehyde-3-phosphate dehydrogenase encodes the protein MTIKVGINGFGRIGRNVLRSAVQNFGNDIEIVAINDLLEPDYLAYMLSYDSVHGRFEGDVKVVDGHLVINGKTIRLTQERDPANLKWNEVNADVVIESTGLFLTKETAQKHIDAGAKKVILSAPSKDDTPMFVYGVNEKTYKGEAIISNASCTTNCLAPIAKVLNDKWGIKRGLMTTVHAATATQKTVDGPSNKDWRGGRAILENIIPSSTGAAKAVGVVIPELNKKLTGMSFRVPTSDVSVVDLTVELEKPATYAEICAEMKAQSEGPLKGILGYTTDKVVATDFRGDARTSIFDADAGIALDDTFVKLVSWYDNEWGYSNKCLEMVRVIAK